A stretch of Pseudoprevotella muciniphila DNA encodes these proteins:
- a CDS encoding dual OB domain-containing protein yields the protein MSRSDFHTPRQRCSDFNAILPSLHGNVAVLMCNADILLIFAPENNLKAKSMEKQIICMGNSYKNGGRCLAGIEIQNTASGISIVRNQNGIPNWIRPVMSNGDNGLPEYLVGSFNLLDILVVDVTDAVPTGAHCENVHFNSIRKVGRLGQNSQNLTPLCDTWHSLIFGNRGKAVPNEVFENGNYSLMFIMPESPVIIMQYDDYGHEKFRIQFSYNGTQYDFPLTDTRYINALRSRTKNCGQRNTGDLYLTLSLGVNHYDWHYKLVAGVIDLTA from the coding sequence ATGTCAAGAAGTGATTTCCATACCCCTCGACAACGTTGCAGCGATTTCAACGCCATTTTGCCATCTTTGCATGGCAATGTTGCAGTTTTGATGTGCAATGCAGATATTCTCCTCATCTTTGCACCAGAAAACAATCTAAAAGCAAAGAGTATGGAAAAACAAATCATCTGTATGGGCAACTCCTACAAAAACGGCGGCAGATGTCTCGCTGGTATTGAAATTCAGAATACAGCATCTGGCATTTCAATTGTAAGAAATCAAAATGGTATTCCCAATTGGATAAGACCTGTGATGTCGAATGGTGATAATGGCCTGCCCGAATATCTCGTAGGCTCATTCAACTTGCTTGATATACTTGTTGTAGATGTAACAGATGCAGTCCCAACTGGAGCGCATTGTGAAAATGTACATTTTAACTCTATTAGAAAAGTAGGAAGACTTGGACAGAACAGTCAAAACCTCACCCCCCTTTGTGACACATGGCACTCCTTGATTTTTGGTAACAGGGGGAAGGCCGTTCCTAATGAAGTATTTGAGAATGGTAACTATTCGCTTATGTTTATCATGCCTGAAAGTCCAGTCATCATTATGCAGTACGACGATTATGGTCATGAGAAATTTCGCATACAATTTTCTTACAACGGCACACAGTATGATTTCCCATTGACTGATACTAGATACATTAACGCACTTCGTTCTAGAACTAAGAATTGTGGACAGAGGAATACAGGCGATTTGTATCTCACATTGTCGCTTGGGGTTAACCATTACGATTGGCACTATAAATTGGTTGCCGGAGTTATTGATTTAACAGCTTAA
- a CDS encoding tellurite resistance TerB family protein: protein MTKKQRTAIARIISEMIKADNIIEESEIKDMKHLMSEYSIAHQEMSDARKIRFSDAVNTLKELSIKERKAFFDHIYSIALSDNICVPREALLLIALQYSLIENDRKAEDGKPFPKPYLISCPTGEASFNDQYMVYLESSYDEERNGELNQHFRLLVTITRLCGFNFIYIPKMVEEFRSMNEQYVKDVISYMAPNLEDAFIQQVYDRLCNMTTVDFFRNVLYERLQVKALHNTPPSLLINIGTSVVPYCSAGGSIQYYTEFLCIPISSSILTLVDDILGFYQSKVSIRQSITISDSKGQFKYFGFYKALFDFLVAPPPVAPDLVFLGQNMKTGRYQVAFKFDDGNEKRLTFTPREYDIYFQVTIKSYKSRTKGLPVIYDKHIKPTIAHLKSKISSEIPDLTYSNQYKPEREGNAYILRLDKSKVFVRVSKSNCDCECEDIPIVKYVKK from the coding sequence ATGACCAAGAAACAACGGACGGCGATAGCTCGGATTATCAGTGAGATGATAAAGGCTGATAATATCATCGAGGAGAGCGAGATTAAAGACATGAAACACCTCATGTCCGAGTACTCCATCGCTCATCAAGAGATGAGTGATGCCCGGAAAATTCGTTTCTCGGATGCAGTCAACACGTTGAAAGAATTGTCTATTAAAGAGCGTAAGGCTTTCTTCGACCACATTTATAGTATTGCCTTAAGCGACAATATCTGTGTACCACGTGAGGCACTGCTACTCATTGCTTTACAATACAGTCTGATTGAGAACGACAGGAAGGCAGAAGATGGTAAACCCTTCCCCAAGCCTTATCTTATCTCCTGTCCCACTGGCGAGGCCAGTTTCAACGACCAGTATATGGTCTATCTGGAAAGTTCTTATGATGAAGAACGCAATGGAGAATTGAATCAGCACTTCCGTTTGTTGGTTACGATTACACGTCTCTGTGGCTTCAACTTCATATATATTCCCAAAATGGTGGAAGAGTTTCGAAGCATGAACGAGCAATACGTTAAGGATGTCATCAGCTATATGGCTCCTAACCTCGAAGATGCTTTCATACAGCAGGTCTATGACCGCCTTTGTAATATGACCACAGTTGACTTCTTCCGCAATGTGCTGTATGAACGCTTGCAGGTGAAGGCACTCCACAACACGCCACCTTCTCTTCTTATAAATATTGGAACATCCGTCGTGCCCTATTGCAGTGCTGGCGGTTCGATACAATACTATACGGAGTTCCTCTGTATTCCCATCTCGTCAAGTATTCTAACATTGGTCGATGACATTCTGGGATTCTATCAGAGCAAGGTCAGCATCCGCCAGTCGATAACCATCAGCGACAGCAAGGGTCAGTTCAAGTATTTCGGCTTCTATAAAGCCCTCTTCGATTTCCTCGTTGCTCCTCCGCCAGTTGCACCAGACTTGGTGTTCTTGGGACAAAACATGAAGACTGGCAGGTATCAAGTAGCCTTTAAGTTTGATGATGGTAACGAGAAAAGGTTGACGTTCACTCCCAGAGAATACGACATCTATTTCCAAGTTACTATAAAGTCCTACAAGTCGCGCACCAAGGGTTTGCCCGTCATTTACGATAAACATATCAAGCCGACCATTGCCCATCTGAAGAGCAAGATTAGTAGTGAGATTCCCGATTTGACTTATTCCAACCAGTACAAGCCGGAAAGAGAGGGCAATGCCTACATCTTGCGATTGGACAAATCGAAAGTCTTTGTTAGAGTCAGTAAGTCCAACTGCGATTGTGAATGTGAAGATATTCCCATTGTCAAATATGTCAAGAAGTGA
- a CDS encoding DUF488 domain-containing protein translates to MIKRQLFSVGHSNQSIEEFYQLLESQRIDCILDVRSMPYSKYTPQFNEEVLRSWLKKQGVLYVPFGKHFGARRSDCLKETTFVKKGVKETKPQVNFELGVTTPAFLNGVERLNKALNQNRRVSLMCSEADPLGCHRFSFISRYFYDLGWDVLHIMRDEDSGDPITRSHQILEEAMILDYVKRNKLKSVGGQMTDSLFADFGDGYDEQQQRVDAYRLKNHEIGWVP, encoded by the coding sequence ATGATTAAAAGACAGTTGTTTTCAGTCGGACATTCCAACCAAAGTATAGAAGAATTCTATCAACTTTTAGAATCACAAAGAATAGACTGTATTCTTGATGTGAGGAGTATGCCCTATAGTAAATACACGCCACAATTCAATGAGGAAGTCCTCAGATCGTGGCTTAAAAAACAAGGTGTATTGTATGTCCCATTTGGCAAGCACTTTGGGGCAAGACGTTCCGATTGCTTAAAAGAAACAACATTTGTCAAGAAAGGTGTCAAAGAAACAAAACCACAGGTCAATTTCGAACTGGGTGTAACAACTCCCGCTTTCTTAAACGGCGTAGAAAGACTGAATAAAGCACTGAATCAAAACAGAAGAGTATCGTTGATGTGCTCAGAAGCAGATCCATTAGGCTGTCATCGCTTTTCTTTCATCTCAAGATATTTCTATGACTTAGGATGGGATGTTCTGCACATCATGCGCGATGAAGATTCTGGCGACCCCATTACCCGCTCACATCAGATATTGGAGGAGGCAATGATACTTGACTATGTGAAACGGAATAAACTCAAATCAGTGGGAGGTCAGATGACAGATTCACTATTCGCAGATTTTGGCGATGGGTATGATGAACAGCAACAACGTGTTGACGCTTACCGGTTAAAGAATCATGAAATAGGATGGGTTCCTTAG
- a CDS encoding DUF488 domain-containing protein → MKQQMNIKNNRDMITLFTIGFTKKSAELFFELLKKNKVKQLVDIRISNSSQLSGFAKGKDLKYFVKQICGIDYKHITDFAPTKDLLNRWHKEMITWPEYIEEFTKTLKQRDIIKKYGIKQFDGSCFLCSEEDPEMCHRRLLAEYMKKHSIEEVKIVHLV, encoded by the coding sequence ATGAAACAACAGATGAATATTAAAAACAACAGAGATATGATTACACTATTTACAATTGGATTCACGAAGAAAAGTGCAGAGCTGTTCTTTGAACTTCTAAAGAAAAATAAGGTTAAGCAGCTCGTTGACATTCGAATTAGCAATAGTAGCCAACTTTCAGGTTTCGCAAAAGGGAAAGACCTTAAATATTTTGTTAAGCAAATCTGTGGCATAGATTATAAGCATATTACTGATTTTGCACCAACAAAAGATTTATTGAACAGATGGCATAAGGAAATGATTACATGGCCAGAATACATCGAGGAATTTACGAAAACTCTCAAACAACGTGATATTATAAAGAAGTATGGAATAAAACAGTTCGATGGATCTTGCTTCCTTTGTAGTGAAGAAGATCCAGAAATGTGCCATCGACGTCTTCTTGCCGAATATATGAAGAAGCATTCCATTGAAGAAGTTAAAATAGTACATTTAGTATAA
- a CDS encoding BACON domain-containing protein, producing the protein MKRLLFFVPCLALMLVSCGNDEDFHVTRFYEKAAVMYADQVVDSLHLQTSDNWTAQKNVDWFDISPTSATIPQDYIMWSRIDITTTPNTTGKVRYGQIFITSNQPAGITVYQHPFLNVSYPYITNVSEDEDTFTCLDIKADTATTGQVIFTNYADGATLTSNSAWLTVSNETYDKGTHQVDYTLEPNTTTEDRTAIITLTSNGVSTPISIRQRAYVEAE; encoded by the coding sequence ATGAAAAGACTACTGTTTTTTGTGCCGTGTCTGGCGCTGATGCTTGTGTCGTGCGGCAATGACGAAGATTTTCACGTTACGCGCTTTTACGAGAAAGCAGCTGTGATGTATGCCGACCAGGTGGTGGATTCGCTTCACTTGCAAACCTCCGACAACTGGACCGCGCAGAAGAATGTCGACTGGTTTGATATCAGTCCTACATCTGCCACCATACCTCAGGATTACATCATGTGGTCACGCATCGACATTACCACTACGCCCAACACGACGGGTAAGGTGCGCTATGGCCAAATCTTCATAACGAGCAACCAGCCTGCCGGAATTACGGTGTATCAGCACCCGTTCCTCAACGTGTCGTATCCCTATATCACTAATGTGAGCGAGGATGAGGATACGTTCACCTGCCTCGACATCAAGGCAGATACCGCTACGACAGGACAGGTCATCTTTACCAACTATGCCGACGGTGCCACACTGACGAGCAACAGCGCATGGCTCACGGTGAGCAACGAGACATACGACAAGGGCACGCACCAGGTGGACTACACGCTGGAGCCGAATACTACGACGGAGGACCGCACCGCCATCATCACGC
- the dnaK gene encoding molecular chaperone DnaK: MGKIIGIDLGTTNSCVSVFEGNEPVVIANSEGKRTTPSVVAFVEGGERKVGDPAKRQAVTNPKKTIYSIKRFMGETYDQVNKEISRVPFTVVRGDNNTPRVDIDGRQYTPQEISAMVLQKMKKTAEDYLGQEVTEAVITVPAYFSDSQRQATKEAGQIAGLDVKRIVNEPTAAALAYGLNKSDKDMNIAVFDLGGGTFDISILELGGGVFEVKSTNGNTHLGGDDFDQVIIDWLVQEFKNDEGADLSQDPMAMQRLKEAAEKAKIELSSSTTTEINLPYIMPVGGVPKHLVKTLTRAKFEALSHELIQACKTPCEQALRDAKMSTSDIDEVILVGGSSRIPAVQQLVEEFFGKAPSKGVNPDEVVAVGASIQGAILNKESGVGDIVLLDVTPLSLGIETLGGVMTKLIDANTSIPTRKSETFSTAEDNQPEVTIHVLQGERPMAAQNKSIGRFNLAGIAPARRGVPQIEVTFDIDANGILNVTAKDKATGKEQAIRIEASSGLSKDEIDRMKAEAQANAESDQKEKERVDKLNQADSMIFQTENQLKELADNIPADKKPAIETALQKLKDAHKAQDLAAIDTALAELQGAWQAASAQMYQQGAQQPGAGAGFGGAQQAGPASDNKDNVQDADFEEVK, encoded by the coding sequence ATGGGAAAGATTATCGGAATCGACTTAGGAACCACGAACTCGTGTGTATCCGTATTTGAAGGCAACGAACCCGTTGTCATCGCCAATAGCGAAGGCAAGCGCACAACGCCTTCTGTAGTGGCATTCGTCGAAGGCGGTGAACGCAAGGTGGGCGACCCCGCAAAGCGTCAGGCCGTGACGAACCCAAAGAAAACTATCTACTCTATCAAGCGCTTCATGGGCGAAACCTACGACCAGGTGAACAAGGAAATCAGCCGTGTACCCTTCACGGTGGTACGTGGCGACAACAACACACCGCGTGTGGACATCGACGGCCGTCAGTACACACCGCAGGAAATCAGCGCCATGGTGCTGCAGAAAATGAAGAAAACCGCTGAGGACTATCTTGGACAGGAAGTAACGGAAGCCGTCATCACCGTGCCCGCCTACTTCAGCGACTCACAGCGTCAGGCTACAAAAGAAGCCGGACAGATTGCAGGACTCGACGTAAAGCGTATCGTCAACGAACCAACTGCCGCAGCACTGGCATACGGCCTGAACAAGAGCGACAAGGACATGAACATCGCAGTGTTCGACCTCGGTGGCGGTACGTTCGACATCTCCATCCTCGAACTCGGTGGCGGTGTGTTCGAAGTGAAGTCCACAAATGGTAACACCCACCTCGGTGGCGACGACTTCGACCAGGTCATCATCGACTGGCTCGTACAGGAATTCAAGAACGACGAAGGAGCCGACCTCTCGCAGGATCCCATGGCAATGCAACGCCTCAAGGAAGCCGCAGAAAAGGCTAAGATAGAACTCTCTTCGAGCACCACGACAGAAATCAACCTGCCCTACATCATGCCCGTAGGCGGTGTGCCCAAGCACCTCGTCAAGACGCTCACACGCGCCAAGTTCGAAGCACTGAGCCACGAACTCATCCAGGCCTGCAAGACACCTTGCGAACAGGCACTCCGCGATGCCAAGATGAGCACGTCCGACATCGACGAAGTCATCCTCGTAGGTGGCTCCAGCCGTATCCCCGCCGTGCAGCAACTCGTGGAAGAATTCTTCGGAAAAGCACCTTCCAAAGGCGTTAACCCCGACGAAGTAGTGGCTGTAGGTGCCAGCATACAGGGCGCTATCCTCAACAAGGAAAGCGGTGTGGGCGACATCGTATTGCTCGACGTAACCCCGCTCAGCCTCGGTATTGAAACACTCGGTGGTGTGATGACCAAACTTATCGACGCCAACACCTCAATTCCTACACGCAAGAGCGAAACATTCTCCACAGCCGAAGACAACCAGCCCGAAGTAACCATCCACGTACTGCAGGGCGAACGCCCCATGGCTGCGCAGAACAAGAGCATCGGACGCTTCAACCTCGCCGGCATAGCACCTGCACGCCGCGGTGTGCCACAAATCGAGGTTACCTTCGATATCGACGCCAACGGCATACTCAACGTCACCGCCAAGGACAAGGCCACAGGCAAGGAACAAGCCATCCGCATCGAAGCATCGTCAGGCCTCAGCAAGGACGAAATCGACCGCATGAAGGCAGAAGCACAAGCCAATGCAGAGTCCGACCAGAAAGAAAAGGAACGTGTGGACAAACTCAATCAGGCTGACTCCATGATCTTCCAGACGGAAAACCAACTCAAGGAACTTGCCGACAACATCCCCGCCGACAAGAAACCAGCCATCGAAACCGCACTCCAGAAACTCAAGGACGCACACAAGGCACAGGACCTCGCTGCCATCGACACAGCCCTCGCAGAACTGCAAGGCGCATGGCAAGCCGCCAGCGCACAGATGTACCAGCAGGGCGCACAGCAGCCAGGTGCAGGAGCCGGCTTTGGCGGCGCACAGCAAGCCGGACCAGCCAGCGATAACAAAGACAATGTGCAAGACGCCGACTTCGAGGAGGTGAAGTAA